A portion of the Clostridium gelidum genome contains these proteins:
- a CDS encoding threonine aldolase family protein: MYSFTNDYSEGAHSRILNALLETNLEQTSGYSTDYHTEKAIELLKKKMDCEDVDIHLLVGGTQVNLTAISAFLRPHQAVIGTDTSHVNCHETGAIEATGHKVLTMKTDDGKLTPSLIQKVLDGHTDEHMVQPKLVYISNSTELGTIYIKSELEELHNCCIKNNLLLYLDGARLGTALVCEENDLTLADIAKLVDAFYIGGTKNGALFGEALVICNNELKEDFRYFIKQKGGLLAKGRLLGVQFEELFKDDLYFDIARHANKMAILLKNALKEKGYEFLTDSSTNQQFPILPNDIIKKLSEKYSFNIERVIDNSNTAIRLVTSWATNEANVLEFIEDLNSI, from the coding sequence ATGTATAGTTTTACAAATGATTATAGCGAAGGAGCACATTCAAGAATATTAAATGCGCTTTTAGAAACAAATTTAGAACAAACAAGTGGGTACAGTACAGATTATCACACAGAAAAAGCCATAGAGTTATTAAAAAAGAAAATGGATTGTGAAGATGTAGATATTCATTTATTAGTAGGTGGAACTCAAGTTAATCTTACTGCAATATCTGCTTTTTTAAGACCACACCAAGCTGTAATAGGAACTGATACATCTCATGTTAACTGCCATGAAACTGGAGCTATTGAAGCTACTGGACATAAAGTCCTTACAATGAAAACTGATGATGGAAAGCTTACACCAAGTTTAATTCAAAAGGTTTTAGATGGACATACTGATGAACATATGGTTCAACCCAAATTAGTGTATATATCAAACTCTACAGAACTCGGAACGATATATATAAAATCAGAATTAGAAGAATTACATAATTGTTGTATTAAAAATAACTTACTTCTATATTTAGATGGTGCTCGTTTAGGTACTGCACTTGTTTGTGAAGAAAATGATTTAACACTAGCTGATATAGCTAAATTAGTAGATGCTTTTTATATTGGTGGGACAAAAAATGGAGCTCTTTTTGGAGAGGCCCTTGTCATTTGCAATAATGAATTAAAAGAGGATTTTAGATATTTTATAAAACAAAAAGGTGGTTTGCTTGCTAAAGGAAGACTACTTGGAGTTCAATTTGAAGAATTATTTAAAGATGATCTATATTTTGATATTGCAAGACATGCTAATAAAATGGCTATTTTGTTAAAGAATGCGTTAAAAGAAAAAGGATATGAATTTTTAACAGATTCATCTACTAATCAGCAATTTCCTATTTTACCCAATGATATAATTAAGAAATTAAGCGAAAAGTATTCCTTTAATATTGAAAGGGTAATTGATAATAGTAATACTGCAATTAGATTAGTAACATCTTGGGCAACAAATGAAGCAAATGTCTTAGAATTTATTGAAGATTTGAATAGTATTTAG
- a CDS encoding DUF2975 domain-containing protein, with amino-acid sequence MNNKTITSIRTNCNNINYIVKLFLYIFVFIAFSRIVYTIFILTQSGNSLEVLSFKNEFIIRSSNLSFWMGGSISKSLVTSSLDQPFSNVIFAFIITQVTFLVNQSLIILTFYFISKILNNIENNYTPFINENARKIKLVGLLLIAYSIVPNLVAYSLLRIVTQDVVLEINSSLPMIFAASFILLISNIFVYGCELQKDSDETL; translated from the coding sequence ATGAATAATAAAACAATTACTTCAATTCGCACTAATTGCAACAACATAAATTATATTGTAAAACTTTTCTTATATATATTTGTGTTTATTGCTTTTAGCCGTATAGTTTATACTATATTTATACTTACTCAATCAGGAAATTCCTTAGAAGTACTTTCTTTTAAAAATGAATTTATTATTCGCTCATCAAATTTATCATTTTGGATGGGTGGGAGTATTTCTAAGTCATTAGTTACATCTTCTCTAGATCAACCATTTTCCAATGTAATATTTGCATTTATTATTACTCAAGTTACTTTTTTAGTCAATCAATCATTAATTATTTTAACCTTCTATTTTATAAGTAAGATTTTAAACAATATAGAAAATAACTATACACCATTTATAAATGAAAATGCTCGTAAAATTAAATTAGTTGGACTCCTATTAATAGCTTATTCTATAGTTCCTAATTTAGTTGCATATTCTTTACTTAGAATTGTTACCCAAGATGTAGTTTTAGAAATAAACTCTAGTCTTCCTATGATTTTCGCAGCATCTTTTATATTACTAATATCTAATATTTTTGTTTACGGATGCGAATTACAAAAAGACTCAGATGAAACTTTATAG
- a CDS encoding helix-turn-helix domain-containing protein yields the protein MAIILRLDRVMADRKISLNRLAEQVGISTVNLSNLKTGKVKAIRFSTLNSICTVLNCQPGDILEFTLDE from the coding sequence ATGGCTATTATTTTAAGACTCGATAGGGTTATGGCAGATAGAAAAATATCCTTAAATCGTTTAGCTGAACAAGTAGGTATTTCAACAGTTAATCTTTCAAATTTAAAAACTGGTAAAGTTAAGGCAATTAGATTCTCTACTTTAAACTCAATATGTACAGTTCTTAATTGTCAACCTGGCGATATTTTAGAATTTACACTTGATGAATAA